One stretch of Astatotilapia calliptera chromosome 3, fAstCal1.2, whole genome shotgun sequence DNA includes these proteins:
- the LOC113009984 gene encoding H-2 class II histocompatibility antigen, A-U alpha chain-like, translating to MWSLFCDWLMFVYELADIQRVTEVLLMMIKMKVCVLLLVLSSVLCVSADGLYEMNSISGCSDTVGEDVLILDDEVVWYADFNKQTGVDSLPAFADHPHWQEGMYEEAVANQQICRQNLKVARSAMKDFPKELDAPDSVEIYTIVNVEIGVQNTLICHVTGFYPAPVNVTWSKNMKKVVEGTSITVPLSNKDGSFSQTSKLDFVPKGGDVYTCTVEHVALTQPVTKIYEVDDVESILGPAKFCGVGLTVGVLGVAAGIYLFIRGRK from the exons ATGTGGTCCCTgttctgtgattggctgatgttTGTGTACGAGCTCGCAGACATTCAGAGAGTCACAGAGGTCCTGCTGATGATGATAAAGATGAAGGTGTGCGTGCTGCTCCTCGTCCTCTCTTCGgtcctctgtgtctctgctgATG GTCTCTACGAGATGAACTCCATCAGCGGCTGTTCAGACACTGTTGGAGAGGATGTGCTGATACTGGATGATGAGGTGGTCTGGTACGCAGACTTCAACAAACAGACAGGTGTTGACTCTCTGCCAGCCTTTGCAGATCATCCACACTGGCAGGAAGGAATGTATGAAGAAGCTGTGGCTAATCAACAGATCTGCAGACAAAACCTGAAGGTGGCTCGTTCAGCTATGAAGGACTTCCCCAAAGAACTCG ATGCTCCTGACAGTGTGGAAATCTACACTATAGTAAATGTGGAGATTGGAGTCCAGAACACTCTGATCTGTCATGTGACTGGTTTCTATCCTGCTCCCGTTAACGTCACCTGGAGCAAGAACATGAAGAAAGTGGTTGAAGGAACCAGCATCACTGTTCCCTTATCCAACAAGGATGGTTCCTTCAGCCAGACGTCCAAACTGGACTTTGTTCCAAAGGGAGGAGATGTGTACACCTGCACAGTGGAGCATGTGGCCCTGACCCAACCAGTTACCAAAATCTATG agGTGGACGACGTTGAATCCATTCTGGGACCTGCAAAATTTTGTGGAGTGGGTCTGACTGTCGGTGTCCTTGGCGTGGCAGCAGGAATCTATCTCTTCATCCGAGGAAGAAAGTGA
- the LOC113010158 gene encoding endoplasmic reticulum chaperone BiP-like produces MELLWVVILLVGTVFGATDDERNTGTVIGIDLGTTYSCVGVFKNGRVEIIPNDQGNRITPSYVAFTSEGERLIGDAAKNQLTSNPENTIFDAKRLIGRTWGDWSVQQDIKYLPFKVTEKKSKPHIQVDIGGGQVKTFAPEEVCAMVLTKMKETAEAYLGKKVTHAVITVPTYFNDAQRQATKDAGTIAGLNVKQIINEATAAGIAYGLDKKDGVKNILVFDLGGGSFDVSILTIDNGVFEVVATNGDTHLGGEDFDQRVMEHFIELYKKKTGKDVRKDNRAVQKLRREVEKAKRELSVWHQTHIEIESFFKGEDFTETLTRAKFEELNMDLFRSTLKPVQKVLEDADLKKSDIDEIVLVGGSTRIPKIQQLVKEFFNGKEPCRGINPDEAVTYGTAVQAGVLSGEEDTGNVLLLDVCPMTLGVETVGGVMTKLIPRNTVVPIKEAQMFTTTSDNQPIVAIKVYEGERPLTKDNHLLATFDLTGIPPAPRGVPQIEVTFEINFSGILRVTAEDKATGNKNEIITDQNWLTPEDIKHMVNDAEHFAEEDKKVKERINAHNELEGYAYSLKNQIESIKKVVEEKIEWLESHQDADLDDFQTKKKELEEVVQSIISKICGSAGVPPADSSKQNEKDEL; encoded by the exons atgGAGCTGTTGTGGGTTGTGATTCTGTTAGTCGGCACAGTGTTTGGCGCCACCGATGATGAAAGGAACACTGGGACTGTGATTGGGATTGATCTGGGGACCACATACTCATG TGTTGGAGTGTTCAAAAATGGGCGTGTGGAGATTATTCCCAATGACCAGGGAAACCGAATCACCCCCTCCTACGTGGCCTTCACCAGTGAAGGTGAGCGTCTGATTGGTGATGCTGCCAAGAATCAGCTGACCTCTAACCCTGAGAACACCATTTTTGATGCCAAGAGGCTGATTGGTCGGACATGGGGTGACTGGTCTGTGCAGCAGGACATCAAGTACCTGCCCTTCAAG GTTACTGAGAAGAAGAGCAAGCCCCATATCCAGGTTGACATTGGTGGTGGCCAGGTTAAGACCTTTGCTCCTGAGGAGGTTTGTGCGATGGTGCTGACTAAGATGAAGGAGACAGCTGAGGCTTACCTGGGCAAGAAG GTCACACATGCTGTGATCACTGTCCCAACCTACTTCAATGATGCCCAGCGCCAGGCCACTAAGGATGCTGGTACCATTGCTGGTCTGAATGTTAAGCAAATCATCAATGAGGC AACTGCTGCTGGTATTGCTTATGGCCTGGACAAGAAGGATGGAGTGAAGAACATTCTTGTCTTCGATCTGGGCGGTGGCAGCTTTGATGTTTCTATTCTGACCATTGACAATGGTGTATTCGAAGTGGTGGCCACCAATGGTGACACTCATCTGGGAGGTGAGGACTTTGACCAGCGTGTCATGGAGCACTTCATCGAGCTGTACAAGAAGAAGACTGGCAAAGATGTGCGCAAAGACAACCGTGCTGTGCAGAAGCTGCGTCGCGAGGTCGAGAAGGCCAAGAGGGAGCTATCTGTCTGGCACCAAACCCACATTGAGATCGAGTCCTTCTTTAAGGGGGAAGACTTCACTGAGACCCTGACTCGTGCCAAGTTTGAAGAGCTGAACATG GACCTGTTCCGGTCCACCCTGAAGCCTGTACAGAAAGTGCTGGAAGATGCTGACTTGAAGAAGTCTGACATTGATGAGATTGTCCTGGTTGGAGGCTCCACTCGTATCCCCAAAATCCAGCAGCTGGTGAAGGAGTTTTTCAATGGCAAAGAGCCATGTAGAGGCATTAACCCTGATGAGGCTGTTACATATGGAACTGCTGTGCAGGCTGGTGTGCTTTCtggagaggaggacactg GTAATGTGCTTCTTCTGGATGTATGCCCCATGACCCTTGGTGTTGAGACTGTTGGAGGAGTAATGACCAAGCTGATCCCCAGGAACACAGTGGTGCCCATCAAAGAAGCCCAGATGTTTACTACAACCTCTGATAACCAGCCTATTGTCGCCATCAAAGTTTATGAAG gtgagCGTCCTTTGACCAAAGACAACCATCTTCTGGCTACCTTTGACCTGACTGGCATCCCTCCTGCTCCTCGTGGTGTACCGCAGATTGAAGTCACCTTTGAGATTAACTTCAGTGGCATTCTGCGTGTCACTGCTGAGGACAAGGCCACAGGCAACAAGAACGAGATCATAACTGACCAGAACTGGCTGACACCTGAGGACATCAAACACATGGTGAACGATGCCGAGCACTTTGCTGAAGAAGACAAGAAGGTGAAGGAGAGGATCAATGCTCACAATGAGCTGGAAGGCTACGCATACTCCCTGAAGAACCAGATTGAATCCATTAAGAAGGTAGTGGAGGAGAAGATTGAATGGTTGGAGTCCCACCAAGATGCTGACCTGGATGACTTCCAGACCAAGAAGAAGGAGCTTGAGGAAGTGGTTCAGTCCATTATCAGTAAGATCTGTGGTAGTGCAGGTGTTCCACCAGCAGATAGCAGTAAGCAAAACGAGAAGGATGAGTTGTAG